The following proteins come from a genomic window of Venturia canescens isolate UGA chromosome 4, ASM1945775v1, whole genome shotgun sequence:
- the LOC122410126 gene encoding carbohydrate sulfotransferase 11 isoform X1, which produces MRIQHPLFFILFSLFYVSVESCGCSRRLRQSDIGGVISLNQCTRRETRVMMIGWRGVKIILCTYVVVSLCVWLTIDANRVSKIFDDSEPVRGTFDYTWNSSNALARSALFERQERLQYNCEISSARHYPKRTLVPDDFRNLIVDEKHELLYCYVPKVACTNWKRVLMIVTGKWAGNDPLEIPADLAHSSETFQRLSNFTMPQIEQKLANYDALIVVRHPLERLLSAYRNKLETKNEKSPKYFQTRFGRRIIKKYRPNATRESLSKGDDVTFREFVDFITSDDTQNSRNEHWTPIHELCLPCIVNYNLVSKYESLAEDATEVLERIGSKPVIFPTRPQSSEPTSKKLETYYSTLNFKQLRKLAEYYKLDLRLFDYSLEDVLGFSLA; this is translated from the exons ATGCGCATTCAACACCCACTTTTCTTTAtcttattttcgttattttacgtATCCGTCGAATCGTGTGGGTGCTCACGTCGACTCAG acagtccGATATCGGTGGAGTGATCTCGTTGAATCAATGTACCAGAAGAGAAACAAGAGTTATGATGATAGGATGGCGAGgtgtaaaaataatattgtgcacTTACGTCGTCGTTTCGCTGTGCGTTTGGCTGACGATAGACGCGAATCGAGTTTCGAAGATTTTCGATGATAGCGAGCCGGTTCGGGGGACTTTCGACTACACGTGGAACAGCTCAAACGCCCTGGCACGATCTGCACTGTTTGAACGTCAAGAGAGGCTGCAGtacaattgtgaaatttctaGCGCGCGTCATTATCCCAAGCGCACACTCGTTCCTGACGACTTTCGCAATCTTATCGTCGATGAGAAACACGAGTTGTTATACTGTTACGTGCCAAAG GTCGCCTGCACCAATTGGAAGAGAGTTCTGATGATAGTTACGGGAAAGTGGGCGGGAAACGACCCTCTGGAAATACCAGCGGATTTGGCGCACTCTTCCGAGACTTTTCAGCGACTGAGTAACTTCACGATGCCTCAGATCGAGCAAAAATTAGCTAATTACGACGCACTCATCGTCGTTCGACACCCGCTCGAAAGATTGCTTTCGGCTTACCGGAACAAGctcgaaacgaaaaatgagaAGAGTCCAAAGTACTTCCAAACACGTTTTGGCCGACGAATAATCAAG aaatacaGACCGAACGCCACGAGAGAATCCTTGTCGAAAGGCGACGACGTTACGTTTCGGGAATTCGTCGATTTTATAACGAGCGACGACACGCAAAATAGTCGCAACGAGCACTGGACGCCGATCCACGAGTTGTGTCTGCCCTGCATCGTCAATTACAATCTCGTAAGCAAGTACGAGAGTCTCGCTGAAGACGCTACCGAAGTCCTTGAGAGAATAGGCTCGAAACCAGTGAT attcccTACCAGGCCCCAGAGCAGCGAACCAACTTCCAAGAAACTCGAGACCTACtattcgacgttgaatttcaaACAACTGAGAAAACTCGCCGAATATTACAAGCTTGATTTACGACTCTTCGATTATTCCCTGGAAGACGTTCTTGGATTCTCGTTAGCCTGA
- the LOC122410126 gene encoding carbohydrate sulfotransferase 11 isoform X2, which translates to MMIGWRGVKIILCTYVVVSLCVWLTIDANRVSKIFDDSEPVRGTFDYTWNSSNALARSALFERQERLQYNCEISSARHYPKRTLVPDDFRNLIVDEKHELLYCYVPKVACTNWKRVLMIVTGKWAGNDPLEIPADLAHSSETFQRLSNFTMPQIEQKLANYDALIVVRHPLERLLSAYRNKLETKNEKSPKYFQTRFGRRIIKKYRPNATRESLSKGDDVTFREFVDFITSDDTQNSRNEHWTPIHELCLPCIVNYNLVSKYESLAEDATEVLERIGSKPVIFPTRPQSSEPTSKKLETYYSTLNFKQLRKLAEYYKLDLRLFDYSLEDVLGFSLA; encoded by the exons ATGATGATAGGATGGCGAGgtgtaaaaataatattgtgcacTTACGTCGTCGTTTCGCTGTGCGTTTGGCTGACGATAGACGCGAATCGAGTTTCGAAGATTTTCGATGATAGCGAGCCGGTTCGGGGGACTTTCGACTACACGTGGAACAGCTCAAACGCCCTGGCACGATCTGCACTGTTTGAACGTCAAGAGAGGCTGCAGtacaattgtgaaatttctaGCGCGCGTCATTATCCCAAGCGCACACTCGTTCCTGACGACTTTCGCAATCTTATCGTCGATGAGAAACACGAGTTGTTATACTGTTACGTGCCAAAG GTCGCCTGCACCAATTGGAAGAGAGTTCTGATGATAGTTACGGGAAAGTGGGCGGGAAACGACCCTCTGGAAATACCAGCGGATTTGGCGCACTCTTCCGAGACTTTTCAGCGACTGAGTAACTTCACGATGCCTCAGATCGAGCAAAAATTAGCTAATTACGACGCACTCATCGTCGTTCGACACCCGCTCGAAAGATTGCTTTCGGCTTACCGGAACAAGctcgaaacgaaaaatgagaAGAGTCCAAAGTACTTCCAAACACGTTTTGGCCGACGAATAATCAAG aaatacaGACCGAACGCCACGAGAGAATCCTTGTCGAAAGGCGACGACGTTACGTTTCGGGAATTCGTCGATTTTATAACGAGCGACGACACGCAAAATAGTCGCAACGAGCACTGGACGCCGATCCACGAGTTGTGTCTGCCCTGCATCGTCAATTACAATCTCGTAAGCAAGTACGAGAGTCTCGCTGAAGACGCTACCGAAGTCCTTGAGAGAATAGGCTCGAAACCAGTGAT attcccTACCAGGCCCCAGAGCAGCGAACCAACTTCCAAGAAACTCGAGACCTACtattcgacgttgaatttcaaACAACTGAGAAAACTCGCCGAATATTACAAGCTTGATTTACGACTCTTCGATTATTCCCTGGAAGACGTTCTTGGATTCTCGTTAGCCTGA
- the LOC122410137 gene encoding ejaculatory bulb-specific protein 3-like — protein sequence MKSRLILALSLMTILTFVQAQDISALLADQRVVHRGILCLLDSGPCDAIGKQIKGLLPEAINNDCQRCNPRQRMNARKLTQFMRTNYANAWNSIVQRYSKKN from the exons ATGAAGTCCCGATTAATTCTCGCTCTTAGTCTCATGACAATTTTAACTTTCGTACAAGCTCAAGACATCAGCGCTTTGCTAGCGGACCAACGTGTAGTTCATCGAGGAATCCTTTGCCTTCTGGATTCGGGACCCTGCGACGCTAttggaaaacaaatcaaag GTTTACTCCCGGAAGCTATCAACAATGACTGCCAACGCTGCAATCCCCGACAGAgaatgaacgctcggaaattGACACAATTTATGCGCACCAATTATGCGAACGCATGGAACTCGATTGTTCAACGTTACTCTAAGAAAAATTAA
- the mute gene encoding GON-4-like protein, whose amino-acid sequence MSDSEKLANRGNSVVVGKAESPKKSNLSFKFNIDIKNVMSDESSDSENADLQIDIAEIDNYEPTQKRLRIEVDETSALNEMEEEIERQLDAKAAKTNLTATNVKNILRHVITNEHVMAMVQNRLQNTDDKVIFEPKLTRAKAKELAMTQPNMRWPMTPVKKTSSSEVQELIEKDLSEDSSDEEYSPDQDQQSDDEAEGDNLTNSDVDSQPATPASSEGATQLLEKQAPTEVHYDNDGVFKIPEVPQGPTEIESIGQRTRSKLSLSETPLEQIEQAFIPPDITIDMYDWDCDKDPDWDNFLKEFTQPLGHDAAIEDDPEADPEYNILEDKETDLLDKEELRMDKAVKVTKKELNDLVAELFEFEDMFSKNQVELPKKKNTSDNSLTTVQNTSTNNCMIDLLPALAEPELPKLVSSEQINLLTTQLRQHVQLMAQHFGMSYMHPELHSYAKQCKENLDSLSYLTDGSSSIFNVENLPDALNFVSNWKQKFEDENFTLEYTKFMAEENQKDIFHGNWGHKYIPKFHPELLNSFVESKAFMYPHLLPIMPFRSYLLKTSRAAYLTSEDFLIALGLEQFTPFVKEKESKFKNKTMLLMDVAQLIVKYIMPCRTLTAIFNHIACVRASKKPNPINHYFKTGSAPRTIHCITLDTELVAPKDQPRHLLPPMWQRFIERGCLTKSRKKKANFAKKTKGFNSPMANVIVDESYRNPIVNMLPSVKHDNSPPKMNNDRIVESNEENVAEVGSESTTETTKSPQLRKTTPRLAKIRSAQNMKLMTQVAGSKGLSNCAKLKSRGKSESSKDSEESCGSSKGDNEDEIAELMLASTTIKKDSATRKKAKQARELENIKRLLNAESESAQEERAAKFAESFLQKLHVTLESSNPETVKTIFKVFTEYNEKLEDINKMRYSDAGRSAGSHELAVHTKEGREKMRTAKDFLVINLYKDVCNVLHDYPELRTDFLLFLNPHQAAMIDESTQHTMLQKMSEFMNVVQIYFAKQPSRLTRIMKAITQLTSNRYVTMADVHAAMDPILRGHQVVMDMFLQVLPMGKPPDSLFAMNLFENLMCPMGPYDKHKIYTEDSPELYENIEIPPPSQEDPYGGDNCKCDCHDSSDNGLKSITAAHCVSCGTRFLNGKIYLQTSEGLRPAKITFPGDDEEQLENIARISLKTTERFVPGLPATRRRKSSKNEPGSEESNQKQCTAKTSPIKDNDDGDRSTLKSKRGGKSPPKTADQRKSSKPNEITSNNAGPSSVTGSVEPTSPLKSKRETRAERREAKLELRNTGTVENSQTNEESSSNKSEQWNDSGGRSVRSNNTCNSDSDMNITCESMDVLINKSDSSVSMESEEPVNLKPWTRHEDMILLQNIKKDYSESTFVAVSEMLGDRTVEQVEERCQTLLSLLEKMV is encoded by the exons ATGAGTGATTCAGAAAAATTGGCAAACCGTGGGAACTCGGTAGTAGTAGGCAAAGCAGAATCCCCGAAAAAATCAAACTTGTCATTCAAATTTAATATTGATATTAAAAATGTGATGAGTGATGAATCATCAGATTCAGAAAACGCCGATTTACAAATTGATATAGCCGAAATAGATAACTATGAACCAACCCAGAAACGTTTGAGAATTGAGGTGGATGAGACTTCTGCTCTCAATGAAATGGAAGAGGAAATTGAAAGGCAACTCGATGCAAAAGCTGCCAAAACCAATTTAACTGCGACTAATGTGAAAAACATACTCAGGCACGTTATCACCAACGAACATGTTATGGCAATGGTACAAAATCGCTTACAGAATACAGATGACAAGGTGATTTTTGAGCCCAAACTCACAAGAGCCAAAGCTAA GGAACTAGCAATGACGCAGCCAAATATGCGCTGGCCAATGACGCCTGTAAAGAAAACGTCATCCTCAGAAGTTCAGGAACTAATTGAGAAAGATTTGTCAGAGGATTCATCGGACGAAGAGTACAGCCCTGATCAAGATCAGCAGAGCGACGATGAGGCAGAAGGTGATAATCTAACAAATAGCGATGTTGATTCTCAACCAGCAACACCTGCAAGTTCTGAAGGTGCTACACAGCTATTGGAGAAACAGGCGCCTACCGAGGTTCATTATGACAATGATGGAGTATTCAAAATACCAGA AGTGCCACAGGGACCGACAGAAATTGAAAGTATTGGACAGAGAACAAGATCGAAGCTCAGCCTCAGCGAAACGCCCCTTGAGCAAATAGAACAAGCTTTCATTCCACCTGACATTACCATCGATATGTACGATTGGGATTGTGACAAAGATCCTGACTGGGATAACTTCCTAAAAGAGTTTACACAACCTCTTGGTCATGATGCAGCAATTGAGGATGATCCAGAAGCTGACCCCGAGTACAATATATTGGAGGACAAAGAGACTGATTTGC TCGACAAAGAAGAATTGCGTATGGATAAAGCTGTGAAAGTTACGAAAAAGGAGTTAAACGACTTGGTTGCCGAACTTTTTGAGTTCGAAGatatgttttcaaaaaatcaggTCGAATtaccaaagaaaaaaaatacatcggaTAATTCGTTGACAACTGTACAAAATACGTCTACG aacaaCTGTATGATTGATCTTCTTCCTGCTCTAGCAGAGCCTGAACTCCCAAAATTAGTAAGTTCTGAACAGATCAATCTTCTAACAACGCAATTACGACAACATGTGCAGTTGATGGCTCAACACTTCGGAATGTCGTACATGCATCCTGAATTGCATTCTTATGCTAAACAGTGTAAAGAAAATCTCGATAGCTTAAG TTACCTCACGGATGGCTCAAGTTCTATCTTCAATGTGGAAAATTTACCCGATGCATTGAATTTCGTCAGCAattggaaacaaaaatttgaagatGAAAACTTCACCCTCGAATACACGAAATTCATGGCTGAGGAAAATcagaaagatattttccacgGCAATTGGGGTCACAAATATATTCCCAAGTTTCATCCTGAGCTCTTGAATTCGTTCGTCGAGAGCAAGGCTTTCATGTACCCTCATCTTTTACCAATAATGCCGTTTCGGTCATATCTTCTGAAGACAAGCCGAGCGGCTTATTTAACGTCCGAAGATTT TCTCATCGCATTGGGGCTCGAACAATTTACTCCGTTTGTCAAGGAGAAAGaatcaaaatttaaaaacaaaacgatGTTGCTTATGGACGTTGCGCAATTGATTGTCAAATACATCATGCCATGCAGAACACTTACAGCCATATTCAATCATATTGCTTGCGTCAGAGCGAGTAAAAAGCCCAATCCTATAAAT CATTATTTCAAAACCGGAAGTGCACCGCGAACTATACATTGTATAACGCTAGATACTGAGCTTGTAGCACCGAAGGATCAACCCCGTCACCTGCTGCCGCCGATGTGGCAGCGATTCATCGAACGCGGATGTTTGACTAaatctcgtaaaaaaaagGCGAATTTTGCTAAAAAAACAAAGGGCTTCAATTCACCGATGGCCAACGTAATTGTTGACGAATCGTATCGAAATCCGATCGTTAATATGTTACCAAGCGTGAAGCACGATAATTCACCTCCTAAAATGAACAACGATAGAATCGTAGAATCGAATGAAGAGAACGTAGCAGAAGTGGGTAGCGAAAGTACTACGGAAACGACCAAGTCACCTCAGCTAAGAAAAACAACTCCTCGTTTGGCGAAAATTCGAAGTGCTCAAAACATGAAATTGATGACTCAAGTTGCCGGTTCCAAAGGATTATCTAACTGTGCTAAGTTGAAATCCAGAGGAAAGAGCGAATCTTCCAAAGATTCCGAAGAATCTTGTGGTTCATCCAAAGGG GATAACGAGGATGAAATAGCAGAATTGATGCTCGCAAGCACAACTATTAAAAAGGATTCGGCAACTAGAAAAAAAGCTAAACAAGCCAGAGAGttggaaaatataaaacgCTTATTGAATGCAGAAAGTGAATCTGCTCAAGAAGAAAGAGCTGCGA AATTTGCGGAAtcgtttcttcaaaaattACACGTTACTTTGGAATCCAGCAATCCAGAAACagtgaaaactatttttaaagTATTCACGGAATACAACGAAAAACTTGAAGATATTAATAAAATGAGATACAGCGACGCTGGTCGTTCAGCCGGAAGCCACGAGTTAGCAGTCCATACCAaagaaggaagagaaaaaatgagaacagCAAAAGATTTTCTTGTAATAAATCTCTACAAAGACGTTTGCAACGTATTGCACGACTACCCGGAATTGCGAACGGattttttactgtttttaAATCCTCATCAAGCTGCAATGATCGACGAGTCAACTCAACATACGATGTtacaaaaaatgagtgaattcATGAATGTCGTGCAAATATATTTTGCCAAACAACCGTCCCGTTTAACAAGGATAATGAAAGCCATTACTCAGTTGACGTCCAATCGTTACGTTACAATGGCCGATGTTCACGCTGCGATGGATCCAATATTACGAGGTCATCAAGTGGTcatggacatgttccttcaagTATTGCCCATGGGAAAGCCGCCTGATAG CTTGTTCGCCATGAATTTGTTCGAAAATTTAATGTGTCCCATGGGCCCTTACGACAAACACAAAATTTATACGGAAGACTCTCCGGAACTATACGAAAACATAGAAATACCACCACCATCACAAGAGGATCCATACGGTGGAGATAATTGCAAATGTGATTGTCACGATTCATCAGACAACGGTTTGAAAAGTATCACAGCGGCGCATTGCGTCTCGTGTGGAACACGG TttctgaatggaaaaatatatctGCAAACCTCGGAGGGTTTGAGGCCAGCGAAAATCACATTCCCCGGTGACGATGAAGAACAactggaaaatattgctcgtaTTTCGCTCAAAACGACAGAGCGATTTGTACCTGGTTTGCCCGCAACGCGGCGTCGCAAGTCGTCGAAAAACGAGCCTGGTTCCGAAGAATCCAATCAAAAACAGTGCACAGCGAAAACATCGCCGATTAAAGATAATGATGATGGTGACAGATCGACGTTGAAGTCGAAAAGAGGAGGAAAATCGCCACCGAAAACTGCGGACCAACGAAAATCCTCAAAACCCAACGAAATCACGTCCAACAATGCAGGGCCGAGCTCTGTCACTGGAAGCGTAGAGCCGACGTCGCCTCTGAAAAGCAAACGCGAAACACGCGCAGAAAGAAGGGAAGCAAAATTAGAGTTGAGGAATACGGGAACGGTGGAAAACAGCCAGACCAACGAAGAAAGTagttcaaacaaaagtgaacAGTGGAATGATTCGGGTGGACGTTCAGTCCGATCGAACAACACCTGTAATAGCGATTCCGACATGAATATTACTTGTGAAAGTATGGACGTCTTAATAAACAAATCAGACAGTAGTGTTTCTATGGAGTCGGAGGAACCAGTCAATTTGAAGCCTTGGACGAGACACGAGGATATGATATTGCTACAAAATATCAAGAAGGACTATTCGGAGTCAACATTTGTTGCTGTTAGCGAAATGCTCGGCGACCGAACGGTCGAGCag gttgaGGAACGATGCCAAACGTTATTATCCTTGCTGGAGAAAATGGTTTAA
- the LOC122409075 gene encoding solute carrier family 25 member 45 has product VYKYKYISINGLGALGLAVGHPMDTVKTIQQMNNQSLSSVKIVARIMKSQGIRGFYKGMMFPLVSAGCLNSVFFGVYGNSLRVLQLSRGNDPGKIVPQDVTVYKDTFIAGCIAGVVQAVMACPSEFIKVRMQTGQGEKSYLEIYDQTSSFCDRDATASGLYVLVYLYARHHMHGHLELNPGTFETLIAGGLAESGTISWMPVVPFDTIKSRMQADDLRNPLYKGMVDCTIKLYKLGGTRIFFKGFVMIAIRSFPVNASAFLAYDMTMKCFKYFFAN; this is encoded by the exons gtatataaatataaatatattagcATTAACGGCTTAGGAGCCCTCGGTCTGGCAGTCGGGCATCCGATGGATACTGTTAAAACGATACAACAGATGAACAACCAAAGTCTTTCGAGCGTCAAAATCGTCGCTCGCATTATGAAGAGTCAAGGAATAAGAGGATTTTACAAAGGCATGATGTTTCCTCTTGTAAGCGCCGGATGTTtgaattcagtttttttcggAGTGTATGGCAACAGTTTACGCGTGTTACAATTGTCGAGAGGCAACGATCCTGGAAAAATTGTTCCTCAAGATGTTACGGTATACAAAGACACTTTCATTGCTGGCTGCATCGCTGGCGTCGTTCAGGCTGTAATGGCTTGTCCAAGCGAATTCATCAAAGTCCGTATGCAAACTGGTCAAGGTGAAAAAAGTTACTTGGAAATATATGATCAAACGAGCTCTTTTTGC GACAGAGATGCTACTGCGAGCGGATTATACGTATTGGTTTATCTCTACGCCCGTCATCATATGCACGGTCATTTGGAGCTTAATCCGGGCACTTTTGAGACACTCATTGCTGGGGGATTAGCTG AATCAGGAACGATATCCTGGATGCCAGTGGTGCCATTCGATACGATAAAATCGCGGATGCAAGCAGACGATTTGAGAAATCCTTTGTACAAGGGAATGGTGGACTGTACCATCAAGCTATATAAACTCGGAGGtactcgaatatttttcaaaggatTCGTTATGATAGCTATCCGATCGTTCCCCGTCAATGCATCGGCATTTTTGGCATACGATATGACAATGAAGTGttttaaatacttttttgcaaattga
- the wdb gene encoding serine/threonine-protein phosphatase 2A 56 kDa regulatory subunit epsilon isoform produces the protein MSAGNFVDRIDPFAKRSLKKKSKKSQGSSRYRNSQDVELQPLPSLKDVTPAEQEDLFIRKLQQCCVAFDFMDVVADLKGKEIKRSTLNELVEYITAGRGVLTEPVYPEIIKMISANLFRTLPPSENPDFDPEEDDPTLEASWPHLQLVYEFFLRFLESSDFQPTIGKRVIDQKFVLQLLDLFDSEDPRERDFLKTVLHRIYGKFLGLRAFIRKQINNIFLRFVYETEHFNGVGELLEILGSIINGFALPLKVEHKQFLVKVLLPLHKVKCLSLYHAQLAYCVVQFLEKDATLTEPVVRGLLKFWPKTCSQKEVMFLGEIEEILDVIEPSQFVKIQEPLFRQIARCVSSPHFQVAERALFFWNNEYIMSLIEENNHVIMGIMFPALYRISKEHWNQTIVALVYNVLKTFMEMNSKLFDELTASYKSERQKEKKREKERDELWKKLNELEIERRGALTATSNTPVPATTAPVTRPHP, from the exons ATGTTACACCGGCGGAACAAGAGGATCTATTCATCAGAAAGCTACAGCAATGCTGCGTAGCTTTCGATTTCATGGATGTCGTAGCCGATCTCAAGGGTAAAGAGATCAAGCGCAGCACTCTAAATGAACTGGTTGAATACATCACAGCGGGACGGGGTGTTCTTACCGAGCCTGTTTACCCTGAAATCATTAAGATG ATCTCAGCAAATTTATTTCGAACGTTGCCGCCTAGTGAAAATCCGGACTTCGACCCGGAAGAAGATGACCCGACCCTCGAGGCTAGCTGGCCCCACTTACAGTTGGTctacgagttttttttacgcTTTCTCGAGTCGTCAGATTTTCAGCCCACGATCGGCAAGCGAGTAATCgaccaaaaattcgttttacaG ttgttGGATTTGTTTGACTCGGAAGACCCGAGGGAAAGGGACTTTTTAAAAACAGTCTTACATCGTATTTATGGGAAGTTCCTCGGCCTTCGAGCCTTCATACGCAAACAAATAAACAACATCTTTCTCAG GTTCGTGTACGAGACGGAACATTTTAATGGTGTCGGTGAATTGCTAGAAATTCTGGGCAGCATCATCAACGGTTTCGCTCTTCCGCTGAAGGTCGAGCACAAGCAGTTTTTGGTGAAG gtCCTTCTGCCACTTCACAAGGTCAAATGTCTATCGCTCTATCATGCACAGCTGGCTTACTGCGTTGTGCAGTTTTTGGAGAAAGACGCGACTTTAACGGAGCCGGTTGTACGAGGGCTCCTCAAATTCTGGCCTAAGACATGTAGCCAGAAAGAAGTCATGTTCCTGGGCGAAATCGAAGAGATATTGGACGTCATAGAACCTAGCCAATTTGTTAAAATACAGGAACCTTTGTTCAGGCAAATTGCGCGTTGTGTATCGTCACCGCACTTTCag GTTGCAGAGAGAGCGTTGTTCTTCTGGAACAATGAATATATTATGTCGCTGATTGAAGAAAACAATCATGTGATAATGGGAATAATGTTCCCGGCATTGTACAGGATTAGCAAAGAACACTGGAATCAGACGATCGTAGCATTGGTATATAACGTTCTAAAAACTTTTATGGAGATGAACAGCAAGCTCTTTGACGAACTTACTGCCAGCTATAAGTCTGAAAGGCAAAA AGAGAAGAAGCGTGAGAAGGAAAGAgacgaattgtggaaaaagtTGAACGAGTTGGAGATAGAGCGACGTGGTGCTTTAACGGCAACAAGTAACACTCCAGTTCCTGCCACAACTGCACCTGTGACGCGTCCCCACCCTTGA